The following are encoded together in the Corticium candelabrum chromosome 1, ooCorCand1.1, whole genome shotgun sequence genome:
- the LOC134191088 gene encoding uncharacterized protein LOC134191088 encodes MMYTLWPVCTVKASESQFCCTVYPKFVGSNLCGPRQNLRYHRLSSWAFHTRLPQFIARTLFHQSRARLDCSKRVGFADIMDKVKSFKLKASTWLQGYGGGHQSTTNRSSTTAENALSDEDLALRRLDETLENRKYVQLVSYIHDIADETLTEILESLPYRNLVKGMPETIVAVDALFSRIDRLKSASNSKVEFPKSVCDELAVQMSVLLEMGENEPDMFAQEIHVSRQTLTVIIRHYPELRAKLDTRCKQMTLLVDSLAQHVRIGAEAHAPTLKEAIVEEVNKTLKDLKTSSDKLESFSVGDKINRPGSSRSLGRRKTNKSSSSSSSSLSVESGEEAPQDDMAVSQRHIQDRLIRNQTLMSMVKPVNRRGNLPALIDMLDERLRNDKDVLAMMSQIKAEVEYMGVSMDEPVGPVILRHVHAFGLLLRLWDECQADIVRQEQMEREDAEAEMTVLAMGASDGISSTSMATIEEHANGEISQNGDNFLSSSQKSEILSVVIGHRHVSRTSSEASSAHLSQGLRSVFFDLAQQGQLSLPPSVAGSVQASPSMSRGGSRASSFRRRDGSASADEFERQRQELLFAYEKINQLKKREKELTDRLSEQAQRQLEASSKFEDVSLGLRPTQLIKQYEELYSQQRVDALDGLDDIDIDLSEDGVDEASWKSHLLFTVLKMSFSYAASAVREVKERVRSLLHAPSLDSKAQNIRTAAAKQLDAACLSYLRRSAVDFTTGDISENVANDLWLHYADKPILQSCFQLREFISACSQLAWEMKIQSPPMSVSHHAQYFTVDYHSRFYSANTKSDEIISYLWPTLLDCEGGSPVSKAVVMT; translated from the exons ATGATGTATACATTATGGCCGGTTTGCACTGTGAAG GCATCTGAATCACAATTctgttgtacagtgtacccgAAATTTGTAGGCTCAAATCTCTGCGGGCCACGCCAGAATTT GCGGTACCACCGATTGAGCAGTTGGGCGTTCCATACTAGATTGCCTCAGTTTATAGCTAGAACTCTATTCCACCAGAGCCGAGCGCGACTTGACTGCTCGAAACGTGTAGgttttgctgatatcatggACAAAGTGAAAAGCTTCAAGCTCAAGGCCTCGACGTGGCTGCAAGGCTATGGAGGTGGCCATCAGTCGACAACCAATCGTTCCTCCACAACAGCCGAAAACGCTCTGTCGGACGAAGATCTGGCATTGAGACGGCTCGACGAAACGCTCGAGAACCGCAAATACGTTCAACTTGTGTCGTACATTCATGACATCGCCGACGAAACATTGACGGAGATTCTGGAGTCGCTTCCTTACAGAAACTTAGTCAAGGGAATGCCGGAGACGATCGTGGCCGTCGACGCTTTGTTCTCGCGTATCGATCGTTTGAAGTCAGCTAGCAACAGTAAAGTCGAGTTTCCCAAGTCTGTGTGTGACGAGTTAGCCGTTCAGATGAGCGTGCTGCTCGAAATGGGAGAGAACGAGCCAGATATGTTTGCTCAAGAAATTCACGTTAGTCGTCAGACACTGACCGTCATTATCCGCCACTATCCCGAACTGAGAGCGAAGTTGGACACACGGTGTAAACAGATGACACTTTTGGTCGACTCTCTAGCTCAACATGTTAGAATTGGAGCTGAAGCGCATGCTCCGACCCTCAAGGAGGCAATCGTAGAAGAAGTCAATAAGACGCTGAAAGACTTGAAGACGTCGTCCGACAAATTAGAAAGTTTCAGCGTTGGTGATAAAATAAACAGGCCGGGAAGCAGTCGAAGTCTAGGAAGAcgtaaaacaaacaagtcttcgtcgtcttcttcttcttctttgagTGTCGAGTCAGGAGAGGAGGCTCCGCAAGACGACATGGCTGTCTCTCAGCGTCACATTCAGGACCGTCTGATTCGAAACCAGACGCTCATGTCGATGGTAAAGCCCGTCAATCGGCGAGGCAATCTCCCGGCCTTGATCGACATGTTGGACGAACGCCTGCGCAACGACAAGGACGTGCTGGCTATGATGAGTCAGATCAAGGCCGAAGTAGAGTACATGGGCGTGTCGATGGACGAGCCCGTCGGTCCCGTCATTCTGCGGCACGTGCACGCGTTTGGTCTGTTGCTGCGGCTGTGGGATGAGTGTCAGGCGGACATAGTGCGACAAGAGCAGATGGAGAGAGAAGATGCCGAGGCCGAGATGACCGTACTGGCGATGGGAGCTTCCGACGGCATATCGTCTACGAGCATGGCAACTATAGAAGAACATGCAAACGGAGAAATTTCTCAAAACGGTGACAACTTCCTTAGCAGCAGCCAGAAATCGGAAATTTTGTCGGTCGTGATCGGGCACCGTCATGTGTCTCGGACGTCGAGCGAAGCGAGCTCGGCTCATTTGTCTCAGGGACTTCGATCCGTTTTCTTTGACTTGGCGCAACAGGGGCAGCTGTCGTTGCCACCGTCTGTCGCTGGAAGCGTTCAGGCGTCTCCCTCGATGTCGCGTGGGGGTTCTAGAGCGTCTTCATTTCGACGGCGAGACGGTTCGGCGTCTGCCGATGAATTTGAAAGGCAGCGGCAAGAGCTCTTGTTTGCATACGAGAAGATAAATCAACTGAAGAAAAGAGAGAAGGAGCTGACCGACAG GCTTTCAGAGCAAGCTCAAAGGCAACTCGAGGCAAGCAGCAAATTTGAGGACGTTTCGTTAGGCCTGCGACCGACGCAGCTCATCAAACAATACGAAGAACTTTACTCTCAGCAACGCGTCGACGCTCTGGATGGCTTGGATGATATCGATATCGACCTATCAGAAGACGGAGTAGACGAAGCGAGCTGGAAATCGCACCTCCTCTTTACTGTCCTCAAG ATGTCGTTTAGCTACGCTGCATCGGCAGTGCGTGAAGTGAAAGAGAGAGTGCGGTCGCTTCTTCACGCTCCGAGCCTCGACAGCAAAGCCCAAAACATCCGAACGGCGGCGGCCAAGCAATTGGACGCGGCCTGTCTCTCGTATCTCCGTCGCTCCGCCGTCGACTTCACTACCGGCGACATCTCGGAGAACGTGGCGAACGATTTATGGCTACACTACGCCGACAAACCCATTCTACAGTCGTGTTTTCAGCTCAGAGAATTTATCAGCGCCTGTTCGCAACTTGCTTGGGAGATGAAGATCCAGTCTCCGCCGATGTCCGTCTCCCATCACGCTCAATACTTCACCGTCGATTATCACTCTCGATTTTACTCGGCCAATACCAAGTCGGACGAAATTATTTCGTATTTATGGCCGACCTTGTTGGACTGCGAAGGTGGCTCACCGGTCAGTAAGGCTGTTGTAATGACGTAG
- the LOC134194902 gene encoding carbohydrate sulfotransferase 1-like — protein sequence MRRKCRQQRLCAISTPPTLIMSKGRLKVLLFVCLTSFVILVVHFLLTTKINAREYKVNDRTVVQYRKESVLESTNGQTLLRRIGSLGIASGKLKSNRKLILLITNMRSGSTFLGKLFDANEKVLHVFEPFWPEVDDLGRRWSATDDRKIGLLQSFSTCHFDSPSALTFLAELSSGRRQWTRYYSTALSSATFCHDTHLQVKQPEMNTNCSFSPTAMQQTCLSKQAVVLKVIRLANISRVESVHEHAIIRHQGMSHTPAEFHILHLVRDPRGTIHSRMKIGRLRREYQSYHPNEQNVGNEAMVEFSANRLCKQISYTLSVGESRLPWILGKYFRVRFEDIALHPVVQMTELFHHYDMEMKPEVLHWIQSNTHGAALHSQPQPRQSLQTNRNSTLVVDSWRILLKSAKGRKYVDIIEKQCSDVMRHLRYDLAM from the exons ATGAGGCGAAAATGTCGGCAACAGCGTCTCTGCGCAATCTCCACTCCGCCTACTCTAATCATGTCAAAAGGGCGACTGAAAGTCTTGCTTTTTGTATGTCTCACTTCGTTCGTTATTCTTGTAGTCCACTTCCTCCTTACGACGAAAATAAACGCTAGAGAATATAAAGTCAACGACAGGACAGTCGTTCAATATCGGAAGGAATCCGTTCTTGAGTCAACAAACGGTCAGACTCTGTTGAGGAGGATAGGCAGCCTTGGGATTGCTTCGGGGAAATTGAAAAGTAACAGGAAGCTTATATTATTGATTACCAATATGAGGTCTGGGTCTACGTTTCTTGGTAAATTGTTTGATGCCAACGAGAAGGTTTTGCACGTCTTTGAGCCATTTTGGCCAGAAGTTGACGATCTTGGAAGGCGTTGGAGTGCTACGGAcgacag AAAAATAGGATTGTTGCAAAGCTTTTCGACATGCCACTTTGACTCGCCTTCGGCTCTTACATTTCTTGCAGAACTCTCAAGTGGAAGAAGGCAGTGGACAAGATACTATTCTACAGCACTCTCATCTGCAACATTCTGCCATGACACTCATCTGCAGGTCAAGCAACCCGAAATGAATACCAATTGCTCGTTCAGTCCGACAGCCATGCAACAGACTTGCCTATCCAAGCAAGCTGTTGTGCTGAAGGTCATTCGACTAGCCAACATTTCTCGTGTTGAGTCAGTCCACGAACATGCAATCATTAGACATCAAGGTATGAGTCACACACCGGCTGAGTTTCATATTTTGCATCTTGTTCGGGATCCGCGTGGTACAATACACTCTAGAATGAAGATCGGGCGGCTAAGACGGGAATATCAGTCATACCATCCCAATGAACAAAACGTTGGCAATGAAGCGATGGTAGAGTTTAGTGCAAATCGACTCTGCAAACAGATTTCATACACACTGTCTGTTGGTGAGAGCAGACTGCCGTGGATTCTGGGCAAATACTTCAGAGTTCGATTTGAAGACATTGCCTTACATCCTGTTGTGCAAATGACTGAACTATTTCATCATTATGACATGGAAATGAAGCCTGAAGTACTCCATTGGATTCAAAGCAATACACACGGTGCCGCTTTACATAGTCAACCCCAACCCCGTCAGTCTTTGCAAACAAATCGAAACTCAACATTAGTTGTTGACTCTTGGAGGATATTGTTAAAGTCAGCGAAAGGTAGAAAGTATGTGGATATAATTGAGAAGCAATGCTCAGACGTTATGAGACATCTCAGATATGACCTTGCAATGTAG